The Mesorhizobium loti DNA segment CGGAAGTGCCTGCCCAGGAATATCCTGTTGCGACACCGATGATGCGTCCCACCTCGTCGCGGATCACAAAGCCAAGGCCCTGGGCGTCATCGCGCCCTATCGCATCCCGGTTGTAGCCGTAGATCCTGTCTTCGATGGCGTCGATTTCAATCGCAGAAAGATCGTGCTTGGGCTGGGCAAGGGTAGTCATCTCGATCGCTCGATTCCCTTGGGTCGAGGCAAGACCGTCTCAAGCGATAAACGGCCAGGACCACCTACTGCAAGCGTTGCAAGGCCGCCCAGGTAAAGCAGGATTATTTCGTAGCCGACAGGCCCGAACCGGATCCCTCTGGCGGTCACTTCGGCAAACTTCACTGAGAAGAATCCGTATTGGGAATGGACTGTGAACAATGCAGTCAAAAGCACGATCGCCATCGGCACACTGGCGAGCGGAATGAACGCGCCCGCCAGCACAGCGCCACCGCCGACAAGTTCAACCAGCGTAGTCAGCCATGCCAGCAATTGAGGCACTGGGACTCCCAATGTCTGAAGCACGACGCCAAAGCTTTCCGGCCCTCTGCTGAGTTTGGCGTAGCCATGGGCCAGAAAGCCAAGGCCTACGATCAACCTTATCGGCAACGGCGCCCACCCGGCAGCAGCACTTGAAGGGGAGAATGTGGTTCTTGAGAAAAGTTGACGGAAACGCATCCTGCGAACTTTCTTGTATGTGCGGTGTGTGAGAAGTCGGCACCGTCGGAAAGAATCCGAGGTGGACGACGTTGACAGTTCGTTGTTCGCTCCGCGTCGGCTGACTGTTACGGGGCTCACAGCAACGTGACCGCCACCTGAAAATTCTCAACAAGAGTAGGACCTCAAATCGCCGGTGCATCAGACAAACGTGCGAGCTCAGGAATCGCGTGTGTGGCGTCCAGGCCGGTGAGGACAAGGCTTCTGTCACGCCGATTTCAAAACATAGGCCTCGTCGAAGTCCGCGAGCTTCGGATACGCGATGGTAGGGGCATATGCGAGGCTGAGGACGCGCTCACGGTAACGATCGAGCTGCATCCGGCGCTCGCCACCGCTGATGCGAACTGGTGCATGCACCAGGAATGGCTCGATCACCGTGAAGCCAACAAAGTAGAGTATCCCGTGGTTGATTGGGAACAGGATTTCATTGATAGGCCCGTTTAGTCCGCGGTCGGAATAGATCGGCTGCGGTCCGCCGATTGTGACGGAACACATTGCGCGCTTGCCTACGAAAACGCCGCGATCATACCATTTGCCGCCGCCATAGATGCGGCCGCCTGACGCGAACACTCGGTCAACCCAGCCCTTGAGGATTGCCGGTAGTCCGAACCACCAGAGCGGGAACTGCAGGATCAGCGCGTCGCACCAGAAAAGCTTGTCCATCTCCGCCTGGATGTCGGCAGCAAATCCGTCAAAGGCTGCCGCATTCGCCTCCTCGGCCTGCTGTCGGTAGTAGTTCGCGTCGCGCACGGTCGTAAAGTTGCGGCGATCCGACACCGGATTGAAGCCCATGGCGTAAAGATCGGAGACGACGACCTGATGCCCTGCCGCAGACAGCGCCTCTTGTGCTGCGCGGGTGAGGGCGCCGTTGAAACTGTTGGGCTCGGGGTGGGCATGAATGATGAAGACGCGCACCGTGTGCCTCGCTACTCAGTTGAAATGTTCACTTTCCGAACGCCGAGAAAGCCCGCTCGGCGACATGGTCGAGGGAGAACACGCCGGCGCCACGTGTCAGCACCAGAAGGAGCAACGAGGCCCACAGAAGATGCTCGGCCCAGTTTTCCGGAAATACGAAGATCTGGATCACCGATACGACACCGAGCAGCATCAGAGCGCCGATGCGCGAAAAGAGCCCTAACAAAAGCAGCACCGATCCGGTGATTTCGGCGGCTGTCGCCAGCGGCGCCGCAATCGACGGATCGATGAACGGTAGGTTGTATTCGCTGGCGAACAGCTGCAGCGTCACAGGCCAGGACGCCAGCTTGCTCTGCGCCGATTGCCAGAAGACATGCGCCACCGCAATACGGGCGGCGAGCTGGATCAGCGAGAATGGAATGCTTTCAGGCAATTTGATGATGCGCCTGTAGACACCAACAAGGCCAGTTGGGCCAGTCGAGGAATGATCTGAAATTGCGGTCATGACAGTCTCCATCAGTTTGAGAGGGGATGTATCGGGATATGCACGTCCGTAACGAGCCCGTCGCCAAACAGACGCACGAGCGCGGACACGAGATCGAATGACGGATCGAGAGCGAGGGCGCGGCCCATGGCGTGTTCGAGGCCGAGGCCGTGCTTCAACGAATGCCGGAACGCAAAGTTCGCACGATCGAGAAGAACCAGACGAACATTATCCCCGGCCCGCCACAACGCCACGCGTTGAGGGCGCCTTATCCAGGCACTCTGCTGGTCGATAGTCGCCTCTTGCTGGTGCGCCGTCCAAACGGACAGGATCGACCAGTGCGAAACGATCAGCCGCAGGGAGGGCTGCAACAGGATATCGGGCGAGGGTCCCAGATTGGTGCTGTCATATTCAGACAGGGTTCGCGACGGCAGGCAAACTGCGTCGAGCGCTTCTGCGATGGTCCATTCGAGCCGTGCGGTCTCGGCCACGATCGGCATGTCGGAAAGTGTGTCGATCGTCTTCAGGAAGCGCGGGAAGCCGGCGCCATAACGCGCCAGCCGCGACTCCACCGGCGGATGCCGTCGAATGAACTCGCTGGCTACGAAACGGAAGAACCGTTCATCGACAAGGCGAACCGTGACGGGAAACACCGCCATCAGGACCGAAGTGAGCGAACTGCGAGTGTTGTTTTGGTAGATACGCAGGCGCGCCAAAGGATCGGCCTTGCCGGCGGTCAAAATTTTTGCGGCAACCAACGGCTCCATGGCAAGCACCGAGCGCGCGATGGTGGTCTGCAAGTCTTCAAGCGGCAGCATGATATCCTCCCTGTATTATTGGCGGCAACGCTAACGGCATGACCTGTCCGGCCTTGGCGACAGCAAATGCCGCAAGCACGGGCATGCCTGTCCTTGCCTCGGTTTCGAAGGAAACGAGGGTGGACTGTGGTCGGGGTTTTGCGGCCGCCGTTTGTCTCGCGGCCTGCTTGCGGTTGAACATGATCGAAGCGGAAAGCATGTCGGCCCACATCGCTTCGCCGAGCAGCACATCGAGAACAGGAACATCGGTGTCCCATTCGATCAGGGTAGGGCGCGGTCCAAGCCGACTTATGGCATGCTGGTAGAGCGCCCAGACAACCGGTGGCACGCGCGAGCCATGATCGTCGATGAGCACGGTGTCGGTCCCGACGTGATTGGTCGCATGTCCGGCAAGATGGATCTCACCGATAGCCTCTACTGGCAGCGCATCGATGAAGGCTTTTGGATCATATTGGAGGTTGTGCGCCGAAACCTGGACATTGTTGACATCCAGCAGCAGGCCACAGCCGGTCCGCGCGACGAGCTCGGCCAGGAATTCGGCCTCGTTCATAGAGGAATCCACAAAGGCGACATAGGCAGACAGATTTTCGATCAGCACCTGCCGCCCCAGCGCGCCCTGGACAGTCTCGACATTGCGCGCCACGATCGCCAGCGCCTCTTCGTCATAGCGCAGCGGCAACAGGTCGTTCAGGTAGGCGCCGTCGGCCACGCTCCAAGCGAGATGTTCCGAGACGAGATCGGGCTGGAAGCGCTCGCAGACCTTGCGCAGCCTTTCCAGATGATCGCGGTCCACTCCTCGCGCGCTGCCCAGCGAGAGGCCAACGCCATGAACCGATAGCGGATAGATTTGGCGCAGCCGGTCCAACGCTTCGACGCCGGCGCCGTGTCCCATGTAGTTCTCGGCATGAACTTCGAGCCAGCCAGCGGAGGGTCTGCGGGTCAGCATCTCGCTGATGTGAGGTGAGCGAAGACCGATGCCCGCTGATGCGGGGATCGAGAGGCGCTGAAATGCACGGGACATCGGTCTGCTCCTTCCAATGGGGTTGGCTCGAAGTCTGATCGGTTAGGCCTTAGGCTTGTCGCTGCCGCCAGCGATCTTCGCGCAGCTGCCGGCGGGCACGTAGAGCCACGAATCCGGCTGGTTGTCGGCTGTGGAGGTGCCGGCGCAGGAATGCGTCGCGGTCTGGCAGTCGTTCTGGCCAGCCTTGACGACGCCGTAGCACTTTTCGAAGGCGAAGGCGGGCTTGGCAGCTGGGCCGCTATAGGCGGCCGTTGTGGCCAGCGAAGTGGCGGCCGCTAGGGCCGATCCGATGAGGGTTTTGGCGTTGATCACAGACGTGTCTCCTGGTTGCGTTTCGAGGGAAAGACCGACCTTGCGGCCTGTCTGCAAGCAGTGTCCCCGATCCGGCGGCCGAGCTGAAATGCTGTCTCGGCATGGATTTGATACGCGGTCACTATGTTGAAGCCCCTGCCAAGCAAAAGCCCTCCGGCGGGGAACCGGAGGGCTTGGCGCCTGCGTTAGTGAGCGGGCGAAGCAGGCGCGGCTAGGCGGGAGGGAGGCGCCTAGACATATTTCCCTTTTTTCTCGACGGCGGAGCGGTCGTCCGCGAAATGGTCGGCCATAAGCCAGTCCTCAACTTTCTTCCGCCCTCTGTCGCGCATGGCGGTCAGTTCACCCCAGTCGGTCCAGGGCCTTAAAAACATCGTTGCGCCAGCCCGGTGCGCAGTGTCGAAGATGGTCTGTGTCCGGGCCAAATTCGGGGTGCCGGGCATGGCGGCGACGCGATGATCCGAACAGGGCGTCATGGACCCTGAGGGCTTGCCGGCGATGATCAACTGGGCACCTGGTTCAATGGCCTGGAACGATGGCAAAACCGAAACGTCCCCGTCACCCCAGTAGGTGTCACCGTCGATCTCCACGGCCGGGAACAGGAATGGGACCGTCGCCGCTGCTAGGATAATATCGATCGACAATTGATCGCTTGGGAAGACCTTCACAGCATCGGTGCGGGCATTCGAAGCCACGATGTTGAGTTTCACAGGACAGGTCTTCTTACGGATCTCCGCAATTT contains these protein-coding regions:
- a CDS encoding DoxX family protein; the protein is MPQLLAWLTTLVELVGGGAVLAGAFIPLASVPMAIVLLTALFTVHSQYGFFSVKFAEVTARGIRFGPVGYEIILLYLGGLATLAVGGPGRLSLETVLPRPKGIERSR
- a CDS encoding NAD(P)H oxidoreductase YRKL, with the protein product MRVFIIHAHPEPNSFNGALTRAAQEALSAAGHQVVVSDLYAMGFNPVSDRRNFTTVRDANYYRQQAEEANAAAFDGFAADIQAEMDKLFWCDALILQFPLWWFGLPAILKGWVDRVFASGGRIYGGGKWYDRGVFVGKRAMCSVTIGGPQPIYSDRGLNGPINEILFPINHGILYFVGFTVIEPFLVHAPVRISGGERRMQLDRYRERVLSLAYAPTIAYPKLADFDEAYVLKSA
- a CDS encoding Putative signal peptide protein, translated to MINAKTLIGSALAAATSLATTAAYSGPAAKPAFAFEKCYGVVKAGQNDCQTATHSCAGTSTADNQPDSWLYVPAGSCAKIAGGSDKPKA